In Rhodamnia argentea isolate NSW1041297 chromosome 1, ASM2092103v1, whole genome shotgun sequence, the genomic window GCCCGCGCCTCTCGGGCACCCGGTCCAGATCATAAGGGTCTTGAGTCGGTCTATGACCAAAACAACTCCATTTAGgcgatttttatttgaatttttcaaattttttcgaatttttattattttcccaCCCATTTATACCGATGCCCCGATTAAGAAACGTGAGAGATCTTGACCGcccgatcaaaaaaataatttttaatttttttttaaaaaatttacggACAATCGAGATCGTGACGTGTGGCTAAACCTAGGCCACACAAtcacaaaacattttttaaaatttttcgaaaattgattttaattctgaaaatgattttatattCCAAAAAATCCTAGATTTTGACACATGGCACAACCTCCACCATCGGATctgggttttatttttatttttgaaaaattcatttttaatttctgaaaatcattttttatttttgagaaggCACGATGACAACACATGGCACCTATTTCCAATGTCGGAtcggattttttctttttgttttgttataaTCGACGTGGGCGCCACGTGGGCACCATATCGGCGTTAACTAGTCAACAATTGTTGACTAGTCAAATAGACCATTGGAGAAAACGATTGGCGCTAGCGATTTGCGTCGGCGCCTTGCCAAAGCTCCCATTCCGATGTCAAAACATGCCCGAAATGCTGCGATTCCTACACCAAGCGAAACCTCATCTCTTCctaatcaacatatatcaaattCGAAGCCTGAATCAACCTTGAACTATGCTAACCAATGTGAGCCGTGAGCTATTATCCAGTGAAACTCAGAATCTCTAGATTTCAATGTTCAAAGCTTAAAACTAAACAGCCAGGCATTATCCATGGAGGTCGAGTATGCTTACCTAGAGAACCAAAGGCCTCGGTTTTGCTCGAGACGAATGAGTGAGCTCATGActgtcacaactcctctagtcccacattgcctaggaggaggtcttgggaagcctttataaggcttgggtgcccttagacttgaaGACGCGTTttgggcgttgtatgggcgcgctcggaggaacaaaccGTGAGGATGTGTGTCCAAAGAGGACAATTCTTGCGAGTGGGGGGGcggagggggggggggtgggtgtTGGTAGTCGCTCCGCATGTGGGGCCAGGGGCCCTGCTGGTGCTAAAGGGCACGTGGGGACCTGTGCCTTTGGAGTTTGTCCAACTCCTCTAGTCCCCATTGCctggaggaggtcttgggaagcctttatggggtgcccttagacttggcgcgttttccgggcgctcggaggaacaaaccGTGAGGGTGTGtcaagcggacaatatcttgcagtgGCGGGGGGGAGGCGTTCATGACCCGGTCGGGAAGGTTAGGGTTCGACTTAAGTGATTAATCAATGCAACACAGAGGTATATCCAAGGTTAGGGCTTGCTAGGGACTTGAATCAACCAAAAATATTGAAGAAAAACATTCGGACTAAGGAGTTTCCATGATAGCCCGAGCGTCCATGGGCACGGGATGGCCTTGACACATTCTCCCGGCTAAGGTGAAGCCAACGAGACCGGTGGCGTTGCCTGTGCTGGCCGGAAACCGAGCTTGAAACTCTCgggtttttcaatttcaatggtGGACAAGCCTACTTTTTCAGGGgattccccctctctctctctctctctcctcgtgcGTCCGttgttattcatttttttgtttgtaaccGAATCCCCCCTCCCCTTTTCGCGAGAGTGATCAAAATCCCGACCGATCCCCCCCTACGACCAACTTCCGTGCGCTCAACCGTTTGCGCCAGCCTATCTCGGCACGTGCCGAGAATCACGTACCGAATGGCTCACCGTCATCGTAATCCGATGGGTGTTTTCGAGATCTATCCTTGGTTTTTCGGATGTGCCGATTGGGAAGCCAATTTGGTTCCTCTCCCATGCCTATGTACTACACGTTAGAATGAGCTTGGGAAGATGATAGGCAGCCGAGTCATTGGATCGGGTCCGCCCGACCTAACCGACCTCGACaattgaaaaatgtcaaattggaCCCACAAATGCccaaattttatgaaatcaaaGCCAAAATCAAATTCTATGTTATGTGTTTCATCTAGGAATGACAAGCTCGGGTCCAATTGGCTTAATTttgcacaaaacccccaaattttaaatttgaccCAATCacccaatttgtgcaattgaggCTTGAAATGGCGGAATCAGATCAAACCACCCCCACCATCGTGTTCAGAATGCCCAAAAACCTAGGAGgtagtggtttggctttgaaTTGGGATAACTAAAAATTGGCTAATTGCACTTTGGAGAAaatgatggactaaattgaaaatttttagtgcAATTAGgtcttttttgccaaaattgaacTAATCTCCAAAAAAATGGACTAAAGTGAAATGTGATGCCTTAGAGGAAAGCTTCATGACTTGAAAAacgtaaaaatagaaaataaagtgACTCAAAGAGTAATTTGTTGGCTCAATTGGGATACGCGTTTGTGAAGAATCATGTGActccaaattgaattttctaatttttaaatgaccaaaatgaaaagggaattaaaataaaaattttggctatttttccatatttttgtggccatgaatgctatttttttttttgtagtttttgggcattttcctaatatatgaaaaaatatttaaaaaataccgaaatttttttttatcaaaattgttTCCTTAGGCTcagccaaggcttccaaagttaattttgcaattttataaattttttgggttCCTAAAAgaattttataaagaaaaactaattaaaaatcaagtgttaaCAATGTACAACCCAAAATTTAGCAAGTATGGATAATGTAGGTCTCATTTGTTAAATACTCTTCTTACAATGCTAGGATAATACTCTCTTAATTCAATATTTGACTTGCTGCTCTTATCTCTTTCCGCCATTTTAAATGTCTATTAACATCCATAACTTACTTCAACCCGGCAATCATTCTCCATCCTCATTAAGTCGACTAAAGGCCTAGTCCATCCTTAAACCACGCATTTGCTAGATAGAGTTCTATTCCGATACCGTTTGTGGCACTTCAACCGGTTCTATGTGAGTTATGCCCCTCAAAGAGTACTCAATGCGCCGACAATTTGAAAATTAGATCTTTTGATGAATTACCTTGCAAAGCTACATACTCGCCCCCCTTATTGAAGCTCTCTTGCCTTGATGATCACTTGCAACCCTTCTCTTGCCAGGAGCTGGGAACTTATTTTGACATCATTCGTAACAGCTCAATACATTTCACATGTGGTGAAATATAAAATAGAACACTCAAAGGGTGTTGACTATGTAGGATGAGtcttaggttccgtttgttttgcaaaaaatattatgtcggaaaatattttcctcataatCCGGCATTTGGATTTTTCAGGAAATTCAATTAACAGAAAATCTATGtttgaattcaaaaaataattccctcttttgaaaatcaaaagtCTTTTTCCAAAGTAAGAGTATGCAATGGAGCTTAGACCAAACATTTATGCGCTTAGCAAAGAAACCCCGACACTCGTTCCCAAGTTGGCCCGAGCCCATCCAAGTCGAGATCGGCTCCTCAATGACCGGGCCTAGGTTAACAAAGGTCAGCCTAAGACCTCGGTGCCTATGTCCTAGCACCCGACTCCGGCACCCAAGTCACCAATGCCCAAGCCCGAGTCCATAGAGATTGGATGTGGGTCCATGAAGGCTGGGCTTAGAACCCCAATGCATGTGCTTGGGTCTCGGCGACCATGTTTGGGTACCCAGCTCTCACTCCCAAGTTACTAGCACTTGCGCCTGTATCCATTGAAGCCAAACCCCGGTTCCAAGTCCTTTGGCTCAAGGCCTTAGACCCCCTACGACCATGCCGGGTACCCCATTGCCGTGCCCAAGTAACCAATGCCTAGGCCTAAGTCCATAGAGGCCGGGTTTACGTCTCTTGAGGCTAGGCCTAGGACCCCAAAGTGCATGCCTGAGCAACTAGTGGCCATGCCTTGGACCCCGATGTTTGTGCCCCAGTCCCTCGTGGCCATGCTTGGACATTTGACTCCCACGTCCAAGTCGGGGCCTACGTCCACAAAGACAAGGCCGAAGACCCTTGTGCTCATGACTGAGTCCCTGATGGCCATGCTCAAGATCCCGGTGCATGTGCTCAAGTCCTCGAAGGCCATGCCCAAGTATTTGGCTCTCGCACCCAAGTCAAGGATTGGGTCCACAAAAGAACCAATGCTCATTCTTAGGCCCTCAATCATCATGCCCGATTACCCAGCTCTCATGCCCAAGTCACCAGCATTAGGCTCCGATTCCGCAACGCTCTAACCCAAGTCCACCAAGGCTGGGCCTAGGTGCCCCGATGTCGGGCCCAAGACCTTAGCGTTGTGCTCTAGTTCCCAACAATCGTGTCTAGATACTTGACTCCCATGTTCATGTCACTGGCGACTGGACCTAGGTACATCAAGGCCACCTAAGTCCCCCCATGCCTGTGCTTATGTTTCGAGTGGCTAGGCAAGAAAAAGCACGGCTCTTGCCGTCAAGACCTTCCCAGCCATGTATCTCTTAGACACATGAATTGTGCATGTCTATataggaaaacaaaaatcaagttttcccttttcaaaattgatagaaaatagTTTTCAGTTTATTCTCATATTTGAGTCAAACATGAGGAgatattatcattttctctttggaaaatatttttcggaaataTCAAATTTTCCTCGGAACCCTATTGATGAGTCACCTCGCGAGTTTAGTATGTGATTTAGAGTCCCACTTGGTATTAGCTGTGGTATGTAAATGTGTTTAGAAGCCTTGTAATTTATaaattttggcgaaaattgTCCTTAATAGTCTAATCGTATCTGTTTTGTAAAGCTGTGCCTTGCATATGTGTTGTGCTGTAATGTGTGAGTTTCGTTAACTCTCACGTTTTATAGGGAGCTAAAAATTGGTGTAGACAAAGCATTTTCTCTACTTCTTCCAGCTCAAAAAAGCTCTGAACAATCCTATCAAACCCTATCTCAGCCCACCCAGGCAAACATGGCACCGGCCAGGAAATTCATCCGGTTCAGCGGGTCATCGCGGCGGACGGTGCCTCCATCTCCGCCGCAACCCAGAAAGTACAAGACGATCGCGGAGGTGCTGGCCAAGGCCGAGTACGCGGTGGTGGAGCGGGAGAGCTACAGCGACGTGATCTGCGAGCAATGCCGGTCCGGCGACAGTGCCGATGAGCTGCTGCTGTGCGACAAATGCGACAAGGGGTTCCACATGAATTGCCTGAGGCCGATCGTCGTGAAGCTCCCAATGGGGTCGTGGCTCTGCCCCAAGTGTTGTGAACACAGAAGAGTAAGAAGTAGGGGGGCATTATCGATCCGATGCTTCGATTCTTGGTTTTTCGTACAAGATATTGTTTTTTGATGAGGGTGTGATTGATTGTGCCATCATACCTTTCTTTTGTAGAATTTTCGCAGAAGAGGATCATAGACTTCTTCAGGATCCAAAGGTCCAGTTGTGTCGATGAGAAATGCGGGTCTCCTCAAGCTCAAGGTGAAGATTTTGATTAGCCCGTCTTTGGTGTTATTGCTAACGTGAATGGCAAATCAGAACCCATTGGCATTTTGATCTTTCATGTTTTGATCTCTGATCGTAGTGTTGTTAGTTCATGGGAGTTGTCCGCAATAGACAGCGATCATAACAGATAGAGCTTTTAGAGTCTTAGAGCTCATGGCTGAATGTGGTCGATGCGGTAAAGAACAAGAAGGAACAAGGGCGTCCTACCTAAATGTGGTTGATTTAGGTAGTTCCGGCGTTGCACTAATGCTACAACCTCTGAGTTTTGACCTGGGAAGCAGGTCAAAACTCAGATGTTGTAACTCGAGCATGTGCGACTAGTTTCCTTATGTCCCTCAATGTTTGACCATTTTGCTCTTTTACTACAAGACCTTAAAGAAAGAATAGAGCTTATCAGGGTTTCTTTCCTCTTGTTTGGAGTATGTAGACTAGAACTTCCCATATTAGGCATTGAGCCCAGGAAAAAACATCATCGCACTTTTCCTAATATGGATTTCGATGTCATCACCTGACTTCAAGCTTTTAGTCAGAAAGGCTAGGAGAACCAACCCCCCACCCCCTAAatattttagacaaaaaaatcatGCTTATTGGTGTTTCTTTCCTCTGGTTCAAAGTATACAGACTACAAACATCCATATTAGGCCATTGAGCCCAGGCAAAGACACCGTCGCACAGTCCACTGAATTACATGGATTCTTTTGTCTTGAAAGTATTACAGTTTGAACTTCATATTACATTTCAAATCTGCTGCTCTTTTTGTTACACTTGCATTAGTGACTACACCAATTGTTGAAGCCATTATTGGCAAAAGAGAACTTGGAAAGTCTCTAATGTCGTACATTTGTTGACTATTGAGGCAAATAGTTTGATTCTTCCTTTCATTTAGACACTAGGAAGCGTCGGAAGCGTTCAGGGCCTTTGGTTATGcagaagaaaaggaggagacTCCTTCCATTTACGCCAGTGGAGGATCCCTCCCAAAGGTTGCAAGAAATGGGTTCACTTGCTTCTGCTTTGACAGCACTAAACATGGAGTTCAGTGATGATCTCACGTACTTACCAGGATGGGCTCCTAGATCGGCTAATCAGGCAAAGCTTGAAAAAGGTGGCATGCAGGTTTGGATTATATACTTCTTTTCTGACATCATTTGCGCACAAAATTGACAGTTTATTTTTCTGAAGTGTTTCGATTTCCTAACAGGTTCTTCCTAAAGAAGATATTGAAACTCTGGAGCACTGTAGAGCAATGTCTAAAAGAGGCGAATGGCCTCCTCTTCTAGTAGTTTTTGATTCATGTGAAGGGTACTACTTTACTATCACCATTGACCTTTAGTATGATATCTACTGTACCATTATGCATTTGTTTAATTGGTCCCTTTTGCTTGCTCCATCATGATGCAGCTTCACTGTAGAAGCTGATGGTCCGATTAAAGACATGACATTTATTGCAGAGTACACCGGTGATGTGGATTACCTTAAGAACCGAGAAAAAGACGATTGCGATAGTATGATGACTCTTCTTCTAGCAAATGATTCATCTAGAAGTCTTGTCATCTGTCCTGATAAACGTGGAAACATTGCACGCTTTATAAATGGCATCAACAACCACACCGCGTAAGCCACTTGAATCCTTTTGTTCGTCATCTACTTCTTTATTTTAATGCATTGTACTCTAAAAGAAAACCACCTTTACTTTTTGTGTAGCTGAATTTCGAATATTACTTTGCATGATTTGCCATCTCAAATtgttttgaagtgttttcaaGCCAGATGTTCATCGTTCCTTCTCCCAAAGATATCAAGAGCTTATGCTTCTCCTTCTGCTTAGACTTCATAAACTAATATGCAGGGATGGTAAAAAGAAGCAGAACTGTAAATGCGTGAGGTACAATGTGAACAGCGAGTGCAGGGTCTTTTTGGTTGCTACTCGTGATATTGCCAAGGGGGAAAGGCTCTATTATGACTATAATGGGTACGAGCATGAATATCCTACTCATCACTTCGTCTAAGTTGTCGCCAAAAATGGGCCTGGACATTACTAATAATGGATTATAATATATTCCATTCTACCATTCAAATTTTTCTCATCTTCCGGGCGTTGGAGAAATACCAACAATTTTGTTTATCCTTTGAAGTTACAGTATGGTCTTCATCTAACAAGCCGGCCTCTATGCAGCATAGTGAAAGTAGGACAAAGGAGGGATTTTCCTGAAGTTTTGTATTTTGGAATTGTAGATGCGCAAAAGTTCTAGCTATAAAGCAAATCTTCTTTGCATTGCAACTGTGGGAAAAAAAGGCAATTTCTTTGATTAAAGATTCTTGCTGCTTGTTCCTACATTGGAGTTCGTCAACTTCACTCAGGTAGCTCATTTCTGTTTCCAGTGATGGATTGTGatcatatttcttttatttggtaAGATGGGAAGTGGATAGGAATTGAACTGAAGACATCTTGCATCTTGAACGGTCTGTCACCTAGCCAAGTCCATGTTCCCTATATCAAGTATGGTTCAGTGAACTCTTGGCTCAGTTTAACATGTTTCTACAAAAGATTGAAGACATATGTGCGATGAGCCATTTGCCAAAGATAACACCGAGGGTTGAAGTTAGACTTGGCTTGAAAAAGCACTTAGAGAAGGGTTGTTATAGAGGATCTAGTATCTACGCATGAATCGCAGATCGGTTAAAGTTATTGCTACGCTTGCTTAAGACCATTTTTCGTAATTGAACAGGACGATCATGTTGCCTAATGTTTGAAAAGATCTGATAGTTTGATGTTGGAAATGAAGATGTAGCGGATACAAGAAATGGTGATAAAATGAATAGCTCATCCTCTTATTAGCATGCTCATGTTGGCCCATGTTTAAAGAAAACAGATAACAGCATCAATATGACTTTGAAAACCTTGAATCCATGCTGAGATGACATACGATATAGTATCTACATGTGTCTTGGGACTCTAGAGGCGACTATATTTTGAGTAGTGAGTTGATCCCTGGGATGTTTATTTTTGGACACGTTCTGTTGACGCAGTTATATTCTTATCTTACCAAAGGTACTACCTTGTACGTAGTCTATGTCTGGGGAGCACACTTGACGGGAGATAAACACCAGTTGTAAATAGGTCTATCTGTTAGCATCTCTGATCCTAGAGTTGGGGTTACTCCATTAGGTCTTCCCGTTTCTgagccgcccgcccgcccgcccggcAATGGACCTATTTACCTTACTTGTGGACCAATAGCGGAGCTAACCTTGTTCCAGTGCTTTGGTGGTTGCTATCAAGACGATTTATGCCCGTTAAAGAACCTCGACTGAAAATATTACCACCAGCCTCATCAGTGCTGTCTTTTTCTCTCGACAGTTCTAATTGGCAAGTCAACCAAGAAGTTGCAACTTAAGAGGATGAAATGGTGAAGTTCGGATCTTACACAATTTTCATACTGAAATCAAGGTATTTTTTCAAGTGAAAGAGGAAAAGTGCTTAAACAGGTAAATTTGTTGCATAATCCTAAATGAACTTTCGATTGATAAGTgcaccaaaaatcaaaatttgtcgaaaatacaaataaattgTAATAATTACAAtctaagtcctaaaatttatcaactgATGCAATTAACtctttccgttaactccgtTTAATTTGTCTAACAAAAATGCTGGCGtggtttttaatattttcctaaaacatGTGGTCCAACCATCAAAT contains:
- the LOC115726361 gene encoding probable Histone-lysine N-methyltransferase ATXR5, whose protein sequence is MAPARKFIRFSGSSRRTVPPSPPQPRKYKTIAEVLAKAEYAVVERESYSDVICEQCRSGDSADELLLCDKCDKGFHMNCLRPIVVKLPMGSWLCPKCCEHRRVRKFSQKRIIDFFRIQRSSCVDEKCGSPQAQDTRKRRKRSGPLVMQKKRRRLLPFTPVEDPSQRLQEMGSLASALTALNMEFSDDLTYLPGWAPRSANQAKLEKGGMQVLPKEDIETLEHCRAMSKRGEWPPLLVVFDSCEGFTVEADGPIKDMTFIAEYTGDVDYLKNREKDDCDSMMTLLLANDSSRSLVICPDKRGNIARFINGINNHTADGKKKQNCKCVRYNVNSECRVFLVATRDIAKGERLYYDYNGYEHEYPTHHFV